AACATCCTACATGGGAATACCATTAAGAAGTCCTGTCATTTTAGGAGCATCAGAACTTTCAACTAATAACGATACCCTGAAAAGAGCAGAAGATGCCGGAGTAGCAGCAATTGTGTATAAATCATTATTTGAAGAGCAGGTGCAGCTGGAGAACCTGCAGCATGATGAAATGCTTGAGGAGTATAATGATATACATGCAGAAATGATCACCTTGCATCCCGAAATAGAGAGATCAGAAATTGAGCACTTTTTGCATGTACTGCGTAAAGCAAAAGAGAGTGTTTCTGTTCCGGTGATTGCCAGTCTTAATGCTGTAAACAAGTCAACATGGATTAAATATGCGAAGTTAATAGAAGAGACAGGTGTTGATGGTATCGAGCTTAATCTTTACCAGACTCCTACACGTTTTGACCGTGATGGTGTGGCTATTGAAAGCTTTCAGGCAGATATTGTTTCGTCAGTAAAAGATAGGTTGTCTATACCTGTTGGAGTGAAATTAAGTTCTGATTACACTAATATTCTCAACTTTGCACAACAACTGGATGATGCAGGTGTTGATGGATTAGTCCTGTTTAATGCTTTCTTCCAGCCGGATATTGATATAGAAAAAGAGAAGCATCGCAAATCGTACAACTTTAGCAGAAGAGGGGATTATAAGAAATCGCTTCGATATGCAGGAATGCTTTATGGTCGAATAGCTGCAGATATTTGCAGTAGCCGCGGGATCTTCACTGGAGAGGATGTAATAAAACTGTTGCTTTCAGGAGCCTCTTGTGTGCAGGTAGTAAGTGCAGTATATAAGTATGGTACCGGTGTAATAACCGATATAAACAACACTATTTCCGGTTGGATGGAAAGGAAGGGATATAACAGAATAGATGATTTTAAGGGCAAATTATCTGACAGCGTGCTGAATAAGAACGACAGTGTGCTTATTTACAAAAGAGCCCAATATATCGATCTTATCCTGCACTCAGATACAATTTTCGGAGAGGAGCGTTTATGATTTTTTAATCCTGCTTAATTACTCACTCGTTGTCTATATTTTTTTGCTTTATATTAGCAGCCATCTTGATCCAGATATAGCCAAATATCATTGCAAGACATGAAGCTATTAATACTGAGAGCTTTGCGATATCCTGGTGTAATTTATTCTCAGGGAATGCCAGATTTGATACAAAAATTGACATTGTAAATCCTATACCTGCAAAGATAGTTACTCCAATGAGTACTATCCAGTTGATTTTTGTTGACAACCGTACGATTTTTAATTTTGTAAGCAGATATACTGCGAGAGATATGCCTAAGGGCTTTCCTACAACTAAGCCTAATATTATACCAATAGAGAGTGATGAAGCCAGACCCGCTATTGATGATGATGAAATAAGAATGCTTGTATTGGCTAGTGCAAAAATTGGAATGATAAGGTAGTTGACCGGGAAACTAATTCTCTTTTCAAATGCCGGCATTCTGTTAATTGGAAGGATGAAAGCGAGTATGACTCCCGCAAAAGATGCATGAATACCTGATCTGTAGGTGCAGTACCACATTGCCAAAGCCAGAATAATTGTGTAAATGTATGCAGAATTATTCTTTATGAATTTGTTTATAAAATAGATCACAATTGCTATACCCGCAACACCCAGTAGCCAGTATATATCTGGTGCAGAACCATAAAAGAATGCAATAATCAGAATTGCACATAGGTCATCTATAATTGCCAGTGCAACAATGAATACTTTCATTGAGTGTGAAACTGCTTTACCCAGCAGACTTAGCATCCCAATAGTAAAGGCTATATCTGTAGCAGCGGGAATTGCCCATCCACTTGTATAATCACTGTTTCTTGTAGCGATTATGAATATTAAAGATGGAAATACTACTCCAAATATGGCTGAGATTGCCGGTAACATAATTCTACCCGGAGTTGAAAGTTCCCCGTCAGTTATCTCCTTCTTTATGTCGAGTGCAACATGAAAGAAGAATAACGACATTAGTGCATCGTTGATAAAATGCACTATAGAGTGAGGAAGATGGAGTTTACCAAACAGAGGAATCTCAGAGTCCCAGAAATTGTAATAATGTACTCCAACTCCTTTCAGATTAGATAATATAAGTGATATAGCAGTGCAAATAAGCAGTAGTACACCTAACGTCCTGCTGTCATTTAATATGAGCTGAATTTTCGATCGCACTAATCCAACTGTTGAATTATCTGTAGCCATTAATGTTTAATGTAG
This portion of the Lascolabacillus massiliensis genome encodes:
- a CDS encoding dihydroorotate dehydrogenase-like protein; its protein translation is MNNLETSYMGIPLRSPVILGASELSTNNDTLKRAEDAGVAAIVYKSLFEEQVQLENLQHDEMLEEYNDIHAEMITLHPEIERSEIEHFLHVLRKAKESVSVPVIASLNAVNKSTWIKYAKLIEETGVDGIELNLYQTPTRFDRDGVAIESFQADIVSSVKDRLSIPVGVKLSSDYTNILNFAQQLDDAGVDGLVLFNAFFQPDIDIEKEKHRKSYNFSRRGDYKKSLRYAGMLYGRIAADICSSRGIFTGEDVIKLLLSGASCVQVVSAVYKYGTGVITDINNTISGWMERKGYNRIDDFKGKLSDSVLNKNDSVLIYKRAQYIDLILHSDTIFGEERL
- the nhaA gene encoding Na+/H+ antiporter NhaA, producing the protein MATDNSTVGLVRSKIQLILNDSRTLGVLLLICTAISLILSNLKGVGVHYYNFWDSEIPLFGKLHLPHSIVHFINDALMSLFFFHVALDIKKEITDGELSTPGRIMLPAISAIFGVVFPSLIFIIATRNSDYTSGWAIPAATDIAFTIGMLSLLGKAVSHSMKVFIVALAIIDDLCAILIIAFFYGSAPDIYWLLGVAGIAIVIYFINKFIKNNSAYIYTIILALAMWYCTYRSGIHASFAGVILAFILPINRMPAFEKRISFPVNYLIIPIFALANTSILISSSSIAGLASSLSIGIILGLVVGKPLGISLAVYLLTKLKIVRLSTKINWIVLIGVTIFAGIGFTMSIFVSNLAFPENKLHQDIAKLSVLIASCLAMIFGYIWIKMAANIKQKNIDNE